A genome region from Dreissena polymorpha isolate Duluth1 chromosome 16, UMN_Dpol_1.0, whole genome shotgun sequence includes the following:
- the LOC127862225 gene encoding uncharacterized protein LOC127862225, protein MTGRHDVIEYHMQIPGHARCLVDSGFGHLKKLYRRSNIETIDSLTQMVNMSSASNEAVRYPAWNWRDWKGFLSRLFCPVPAIRQYQYFRMTTEEPGVVTMRTRVGCPEVKVTVTMDGVHIPYQQLQIVEAKGLSRNRQEYLYKVVRPYLSDANKDATCPCPETSL, encoded by the exons ATGACCGGCAGACATGACGTGATAGAATACCACATGCAAATACCAGGACATGCCAGGTGTCTGGTTGACAGTGGATTTGGGCATTTAAAGAAACTTTACAG GAGGTCGAACATTGAGACAATAGACTCATTGACCCAGATGGTGAATATGTCCTCAGCATCCAATGAAGCAGTGAGGTATCCGGCATGGAACTGGCGGGATTGGAAAGGGTTTTTGTCCCGACTGTTTTGTCCTGTACCAGCGATAAG acaatatcAGTACTTCCGCATGACGACGGAAGAGCCAGGTGTGGTCACAATGCGCACGAGAGTCGGATGTCcagaggtcaaggttacagtgactatGGATGGCGTCCATATTCCATACCAACAACTGCAGATTGTAGAGGCCAAAGGACTCAGCCGAAACAGACAGGAGTACTTGTACAAAGTTGTCAGGCCATATCTCAGCGATGCTAACAAGGATGCTACTTGCCCATGCCCAGAAACATCACTATAG